From Streptomyces sp. CMB-StM0423, a single genomic window includes:
- a CDS encoding DUF389 domain-containing protein, which produces MLHLRIQCPAARTPEVVGLLHKTVGTAHLAVLRGASLDPEGDVVLCDIAREAADKLLQELRVRGLYDEGAVCVDQVDLTLSRRADQAEEAAPGEAADAVVWESLVEETHEESTLSLTYLAMLGVATLLAACGVMIDSAILIVGAMAVGPEFGPVAGLCVALVQWRPRLVARSLVALLAGFAAAMVLTVAFSVMMDAFGLFTETDLEAVRPQTGFIFAPDWFSFIVALLAGMAGTLSLTSSKSGALVGVAISVTTVPAAANAAVAVSYADWGQARGSSEQLLLNLLGIVVAGTLTLLAQKLYWAWHTEQTLGQHLQQSRAAAQQPQRRL; this is translated from the coding sequence ATGCTGCACCTGCGGATCCAGTGCCCCGCCGCCCGTACCCCCGAAGTCGTCGGGCTTCTGCACAAGACCGTCGGCACCGCCCACCTCGCCGTGCTGCGCGGCGCCTCCCTCGATCCCGAGGGCGACGTGGTGCTGTGCGACATCGCCCGCGAGGCCGCCGACAAGCTGCTCCAGGAGCTGCGCGTGCGCGGGCTGTACGACGAGGGGGCGGTCTGCGTCGACCAGGTCGACCTGACGCTCTCGCGCCGCGCCGACCAGGCCGAGGAGGCCGCGCCGGGCGAGGCGGCGGACGCGGTGGTGTGGGAGTCGCTGGTCGAGGAGACGCACGAGGAGTCGACGCTGTCGCTCACGTACCTCGCCATGCTCGGCGTCGCCACGCTGCTCGCCGCCTGCGGAGTGATGATCGACAGCGCGATCCTCATCGTCGGCGCGATGGCGGTGGGGCCGGAGTTCGGCCCGGTGGCGGGGCTGTGCGTGGCGCTGGTGCAGTGGCGGCCGCGGCTGGTGGCGCGGTCGCTGGTGGCGCTGCTCGCGGGGTTCGCGGCGGCGATGGTACTGACGGTGGCCTTCAGCGTGATGATGGACGCCTTCGGGCTGTTCACGGAGACGGATCTGGAAGCCGTTCGGCCGCAGACGGGGTTCATCTTCGCGCCCGACTGGTTCTCGTTTATCGTCGCGCTGCTGGCGGGCATGGCGGGCACGCTGTCGCTGACGTCGTCGAAGTCGGGGGCGCTGGTGGGCGTCGCGATCTCGGTGACGACGGTGCCGGCGGCGGCCAACGCGGCGGTCGCGGTCAGCTACGCCGACTGGGGCCAGGCCCGCGGCTCGTCCGAGCAGTTGCTGCTCAACCTGCTGGGCATCGTCGTCGCCGGGACGCTGACGCTGCTGGCGCAGAAGCTGTACTGGGCCTGGCACACGGAGCAGACGCTCGGCCAGCACCTCCAGCAGTCCCGGGCCGCGGCGCAGCAGCCGCAGCGACGGCTCTGA
- a CDS encoding holo-ACP synthase produces the protein MSGIVGVGIDVAEVGRFGAALERTPELADRLFLPAEQVLPDGGRRGVASLAVRFAAKEALAKALGAPAGLHWHDAEVCVYDNGRPHLRVRGTVAARAAELGVRTWHVSLSHDAGVASAVVIAEG, from the coding sequence ATGAGTGGAATCGTCGGGGTCGGAATCGATGTCGCCGAGGTGGGGCGGTTCGGGGCGGCGTTGGAGCGGACGCCGGAGTTGGCGGATCGGTTGTTTCTGCCTGCGGAGCAGGTGCTGCCCGACGGGGGGCGGCGGGGGGTGGCTTCGCTGGCGGTGCGGTTTGCGGCCAAGGAGGCGCTGGCCAAGGCGCTGGGGGCGCCGGCCGGGCTGCACTGGCACGACGCCGAGGTGTGCGTGTACGACAACGGGCGGCCCCATCTCCGCGTCCGCGGCACCGTCGCCGCGCGCGCCGCCGAGCTGGGGGTGCGTACCTGGCACGTGTCACTCAGCCACGACGCCGGCGTCGCCTCCGCCGTCGTCATCGCCGAGGGGTGA
- a CDS encoding alpha/beta fold hydrolase, with protein MADPLATPAVVPGPGGWARAGRRAGIAGVAIGVLAAGAAAGMAVERLAMGRDVRRRARQALDAAGPYGTLRGTPGTAVADDGTELYYEVEEAGDFPAAFPDGTPSDPQTTAPRRRRRRLAGRRDPAPLTVVFSHGYCLTQDSWHFQRAALRGRVRTVYWDQRSHGRSARGISQLAGDEPVTIEQLGRDLKAVVDAAAPEGPLLLVGHSMGGMTIMAFADQFPDAVRDRVAGAAFLGTSSGDLGRVTFGLPAAGAWAVRHFVPGVLKALGSRAELAERGRQATADLFAGIIKHYSFGTEGVDPGVVRFAERLLESTPIDVVAEFYPAFAAHEKGEALALFRDLPGLVLVGDRDMVTPPEHSEHIAARLPDAAFEVIEDAGHLAMLERPDRVNDALAALLARAGVRLRTGSGAGPGAEAGEGPVRRPRGTSRRTL; from the coding sequence ATGGCTGACCCCCTCGCCACCCCCGCCGTCGTCCCCGGCCCCGGCGGCTGGGCCCGGGCCGGCCGGCGCGCCGGGATCGCCGGCGTCGCCATCGGCGTGCTCGCCGCCGGGGCGGCCGCGGGCATGGCGGTGGAGCGCCTGGCGATGGGCCGCGACGTACGCCGCCGGGCCCGGCAGGCGCTCGACGCGGCCGGTCCGTACGGCACGCTCCGCGGCACCCCCGGCACTGCCGTCGCGGACGACGGCACCGAGCTGTACTACGAGGTCGAGGAGGCCGGCGACTTCCCGGCCGCGTTCCCCGACGGCACACCATCCGACCCGCAGACCACGGCCCCCCGCCGCCGGCGCCGCCGCCTCGCGGGCCGCCGCGACCCCGCACCCCTCACCGTCGTCTTCAGCCACGGCTACTGCCTCACCCAGGACTCCTGGCACTTCCAGCGCGCCGCCCTCCGCGGCCGAGTCCGCACCGTCTACTGGGACCAGCGCAGCCACGGCCGCTCGGCCCGCGGCATCTCCCAGCTCGCCGGCGACGAGCCGGTCACCATCGAGCAGCTCGGCCGCGACCTCAAGGCCGTCGTCGACGCCGCCGCCCCCGAGGGCCCGCTGCTGCTCGTCGGGCACTCGATGGGCGGCATGACGATCATGGCCTTCGCCGACCAGTTCCCCGACGCGGTACGGGACCGGGTGGCCGGCGCCGCGTTCCTCGGCACCTCCTCGGGCGACCTCGGCCGGGTGACGTTCGGCCTGCCCGCGGCCGGCGCCTGGGCCGTACGGCACTTCGTGCCCGGCGTCCTGAAGGCCCTCGGCAGCCGCGCCGAGCTGGCCGAGCGCGGCCGGCAGGCGACGGCCGACCTCTTCGCCGGGATCATCAAGCACTACTCGTTCGGCACCGAGGGCGTCGACCCGGGCGTCGTGCGCTTCGCCGAGCGGCTGCTGGAGAGCACGCCGATAGACGTGGTCGCGGAGTTCTACCCGGCGTTCGCCGCGCACGAGAAGGGCGAGGCGCTGGCGCTCTTCCGCGACCTCCCCGGGCTCGTCCTCGTCGGCGACCGCGACATGGTCACGCCCCCGGAGCACAGCGAGCACATAGCCGCACGGCTGCCCGACGCCGCGTTCGAGGTCATCGAGGACGCCGGCCACCTGGCCATGCTGGAGCGCCCGGACCGGGTGAACGACGCGCTGGCCGCGCTGCTCGCCCGCGCGGGCGTGCGGCTGCGCACCGGGTCGGGGGCGGGGCCGGGGGCGGAGGCGGGGGAGGGGCCCGTACGGCGGCCGCGCGGCACGTCGCGCCGGACCCTCTAA
- the alr gene encoding alanine racemase: MTDSPLRARAEIDLTAYGANIRALRGIAPRAQFMAVVKGDAYGHGMLPCARAARAAGAEWVGTATPQEALALRAAGDRGRILCWLWTPGGPWREAVEADLDITVSGLWALRELLPAARAAGRTARVQLKADTGLGRNGCLAADWPGLVAAARAAEAEGAIEVTGVWSHFACADEPGHPSVRSQLDAFHDALAVADRAGLRPEVRHMANSPAMLTLPGAHFDLVRPGIASYGLSPSPEVGSPADFGLRPVMAVKASLAQVKEAPAGLGISYGHHYVTPGRTTLALVPLGYADGVPRHASGTGPVLVAGKWRTVAGRVAMDQFVVDLGGDAAAAGDEAVLFGAGDHGEPTAEDWARAAGTIGYEIVTRIGPRVPRVYAGGAGDATPMDTDTDRPGPRHG, from the coding sequence ATGACCGACTCCCCCCTCCGCGCCCGCGCGGAGATCGACCTCACCGCGTACGGCGCGAACATCCGTGCCCTGCGCGGCATCGCCCCGCGCGCGCAGTTCATGGCCGTCGTCAAGGGCGACGCGTACGGCCACGGCATGCTGCCCTGCGCCCGCGCCGCCCGCGCCGCGGGCGCCGAGTGGGTGGGGACCGCCACCCCGCAGGAGGCGCTCGCCCTGCGTGCCGCAGGCGACCGGGGCCGGATCCTGTGCTGGCTGTGGACGCCCGGCGGGCCGTGGCGGGAGGCCGTCGAGGCGGACCTCGACATCACCGTCAGCGGCCTGTGGGCGCTGCGCGAACTGCTGCCCGCCGCCCGCGCCGCCGGGCGCACCGCGCGCGTGCAGCTCAAGGCCGACACCGGCCTCGGCCGCAACGGCTGCCTCGCCGCCGACTGGCCCGGCCTCGTCGCCGCCGCCCGTGCCGCCGAGGCCGAGGGCGCCATCGAGGTCACCGGCGTCTGGTCGCACTTCGCCTGCGCCGACGAGCCGGGACACCCCTCCGTCCGCAGCCAGCTCGACGCCTTCCACGACGCCCTCGCCGTCGCCGACCGCGCGGGACTGCGCCCCGAGGTGCGGCACATGGCGAACTCGCCCGCCATGCTCACCCTCCCCGGCGCCCACTTCGACCTCGTCCGGCCCGGGATCGCGTCGTACGGGCTGTCGCCGAGCCCCGAGGTGGGCAGCCCCGCGGACTTCGGGCTGCGTCCCGTGATGGCGGTCAAGGCATCGCTGGCGCAGGTCAAGGAGGCGCCGGCCGGCCTGGGCATCTCGTACGGGCACCACTACGTCACCCCGGGCCGGACCACCCTCGCGCTCGTCCCCCTCGGCTACGCGGACGGGGTGCCGCGGCACGCGTCCGGTACCGGTCCCGTGCTGGTCGCCGGGAAGTGGCGGACGGTCGCGGGGCGGGTCGCGATGGACCAGTTCGTCGTGGACCTGGGCGGGGACGCCGCGGCGGCGGGCGACGAGGCGGTGCTCTTCGGGGCCGGGGACCACGGCGAGCCGACGGCGGAGGACTGGGCGCGGGCGGCGGGCACGATCGGGTACGAGATCGTCACGCGCATCGGACCCCGCGTACCGCGCGTGTACGCGGGCGGGGCGGGGGATGCCACCCCCATGGACACCGACACGGACCGCCCCGGGCCCCGCCATGGCTGA
- a CDS encoding class I SAM-dependent methyltransferase — protein sequence MGEHGRHERCPPSRPEILHFYGADFDEATRLTGTADGRLELVRTRELLRRHLPGAPADVIDVGGGPGVHAAWLAGDGYRVHLVDPVPRHVEAARRAGVDAEVGDARALRAADGAYDVALVLGPLYHLLERGDRDRALAEARRVTRPGGLVAAAAIGRYASVFEHTATTLLTKDRVHDAVRDILTTGRHDPGRKGFTAAYFHTAAELEGELRDAGLGEVTLYGVEGPGWAQLKAVEQHTGRPLAENHPAFEAALRAARLADRHPELLAAASHLLGVARR from the coding sequence ATGGGGGAGCATGGGCGACATGAGCGCTGCCCCCCAAGTCGCCCCGAGATCCTGCACTTCTACGGGGCCGACTTCGACGAGGCCACCCGGCTGACCGGCACCGCGGACGGGCGGTTGGAGCTGGTGCGTACGCGGGAGCTGTTGCGGCGGCATCTGCCCGGGGCGCCGGCCGACGTGATCGACGTGGGTGGGGGGCCCGGGGTGCACGCGGCGTGGCTGGCCGGGGACGGGTACCGGGTGCACCTCGTCGACCCGGTGCCGCGGCACGTCGAGGCCGCGCGCCGGGCCGGGGTCGACGCGGAGGTGGGCGACGCCCGGGCGCTGCGGGCGGCGGACGGTGCGTACGACGTGGCCCTCGTCCTCGGCCCGCTGTACCACCTGCTGGAGCGCGGCGACCGCGACCGGGCCCTCGCGGAGGCCCGCCGCGTCACCCGGCCGGGGGGTCTCGTCGCGGCGGCGGCGATCGGCCGGTACGCCTCCGTCTTCGAGCACACCGCGACCACACTGCTCACCAAGGACCGCGTCCACGACGCCGTACGCGACATCCTGACCACCGGCCGCCACGACCCCGGGCGCAAGGGGTTCACCGCCGCGTACTTCCACACGGCGGCGGAGCTGGAGGGTGAACTGCGCGACGCGGGGTTGGGCGAGGTGACCCTCTACGGGGTCGAAGGCCCCGGGTGGGCGCAGCTCAAGGCCGTCGAGCAGCACACGGGGCGGCCGTTGGCCGAGAATCACCCGGCGTTCGAGGCAGCTCTGCGGGCGGCGCGACTGGCCGACCGGCATCCGGAACTGCTGGCCGCCGCGTCGCACCTGCTGGGGGTCGCCCGGCGGTGA
- the rpsI gene encoding 30S ribosomal protein S9, translating to MAETTAEAPVEDVEEYTTETPAEDYTTESVAARFGDPQPAAGTGRRKNAIARVRIVPGSGKWKINGRTLEGYFPNKVHQQEVNEPFKVLELDDRYDVVARIAGGGISGQAGALRLGVARALNEADAENNRGALKKAGFLTRDDRAVERKKAGLKKARKGTQYSKR from the coding sequence GTGGCTGAGACCACCGCTGAGGCGCCCGTCGAGGACGTCGAGGAGTACACCACCGAGACGCCCGCCGAGGACTACACCACCGAGTCCGTCGCGGCGCGCTTCGGCGACCCGCAGCCGGCCGCGGGCACCGGGCGCCGCAAGAACGCCATCGCCCGGGTGCGCATCGTCCCGGGCTCCGGCAAGTGGAAGATCAACGGCCGCACCCTGGAGGGCTACTTCCCCAACAAGGTGCACCAGCAGGAAGTCAACGAGCCCTTCAAGGTGCTGGAGCTCGACGACCGTTACGACGTCGTCGCCCGCATCGCAGGCGGCGGCATCTCCGGCCAGGCCGGTGCGCTGCGCCTGGGCGTGGCCCGTGCGCTCAACGAGGCGGACGCGGAGAACAACCGCGGCGCGCTGAAGAAGGCCGGCTTCCTGACCCGTGACGACCGCGCGGTCGAGCGGAAGAAGGCCGGTCTGAAGAAGGCCCGTAAGGGAACGCAGTACAGCAAGCGCTGA
- the coaA gene encoding type I pantothenate kinase: MASPTSTHSPSPYVDLSRAEWSALRDRTPLPLSAAEVERLRGLGDVVDLDEVRDVYLPLSRLLNLYVGATHGLRDAVNTFLGGPGETAGPQAGTPFVIGVAGSVAVGKSTVARLLQALLARWPEHPRVELVTTDGFLLPNAELEARGLMSRKGFPESYDRRALTRFVADVKSGKDEVTAPVYDHLTYDIVPGERLKVQRPDILIVEGLNVLQPALPGRDGRTRVTLADFFDFSVYVDARIEDIERWYVERFRKLRETAFQNPLSYFRRYAEVPEAEAMAYGKRNWRTINEPNLRQNIAPTRGRATLILRKGPDHKVQRLSLRKL, encoded by the coding sequence GTGGCCTCGCCGACGAGCACGCACAGCCCCTCCCCGTACGTCGATCTCTCCCGCGCCGAGTGGAGCGCCCTGCGGGACCGGACCCCGCTCCCGCTGTCCGCGGCGGAGGTCGAGCGGCTGCGCGGCCTCGGCGACGTGGTCGACCTCGACGAGGTGCGGGACGTCTACCTGCCCCTCTCCCGCCTGCTCAACCTCTACGTCGGCGCCACCCACGGCCTGCGGGACGCCGTCAACACCTTTCTCGGCGGCCCCGGGGAGACCGCGGGCCCCCAGGCCGGCACCCCGTTCGTCATCGGCGTCGCCGGCAGCGTGGCCGTCGGCAAGTCGACCGTCGCGCGGCTGCTCCAGGCGCTGCTCGCGCGCTGGCCCGAGCACCCGCGCGTGGAACTCGTCACCACCGACGGGTTCCTGCTGCCCAACGCCGAGCTCGAAGCCCGCGGGCTGATGTCGCGCAAGGGCTTCCCCGAGTCGTACGACCGCCGCGCGCTGACCCGCTTCGTCGCCGACGTGAAGTCCGGGAAGGACGAGGTCACCGCGCCGGTCTACGACCACCTCACGTACGACATCGTCCCCGGCGAGCGGCTGAAGGTGCAGCGCCCCGACATACTCATCGTCGAGGGCCTCAACGTCCTGCAGCCCGCGCTCCCCGGCCGCGACGGCCGCACCCGCGTCACGCTCGCCGACTTCTTCGACTTCAGCGTGTACGTGGACGCCCGCATCGAGGACATCGAGCGCTGGTACGTCGAGCGGTTCCGCAAGCTGCGCGAGACGGCGTTCCAGAACCCCCTGTCGTACTTCCGCCGCTACGCCGAGGTGCCGGAGGCCGAGGCGATGGCGTACGGGAAGCGCAACTGGCGCACGATCAACGAGCCCAACCTGCGCCAGAACATCGCCCCGACCCGCGGCCGCGCGACCCTCATCCTGCGCAAGGGCCCGGACCACAAGGTCCAGCGCCTCTCCCTGCGCAAGCTCTAG
- the glmM gene encoding phosphoglucosamine mutase, whose translation MGRLFGTDGVRGVANADLTAEMALGLSVAAAHVLAIADAAQPADQRPKAVVGRDPRASGEFLEAAVVAGLASAGVDVLRVGVLPTPAVAYLTGALGADLGVMLSASHNPMPDNGVKFIARGGHKLSDELEDEIEELYHKHERGEPWERPTGSGVGRVQRYEQGFDRYVAHLLGVLPHRLDGLKVVVDGAHGAAARVSPEAFQRAGAEVIPIGTDPTGLNINDGYGSTHLDQLSAAVVEHGADLGIAHDGDADRCLAVDAAGKEIDGDQILAVLALGLREAGRLRENTVVATVMSNLGFKLALEREGVDLIQTAVGDRYVLEEMKRGGYALGGEQSGHVIVLDHATTGDGTLTGLLLASRVAASGRPLAELAAVMDRLPQVLINVRDVDKSRVASSPELRQAVLEAERELGATGRVLLRSSGTEPVVRVMVEAADIDQARSVAGKLADVVKSALG comes from the coding sequence GTGGGACGACTCTTCGGCACCGATGGCGTGCGCGGCGTCGCCAACGCGGACCTCACCGCGGAGATGGCCCTCGGGCTGTCCGTGGCGGCGGCACACGTGCTCGCCATCGCCGACGCCGCCCAGCCGGCCGACCAGCGCCCGAAGGCGGTGGTCGGGCGCGATCCACGGGCGTCCGGAGAGTTCCTGGAGGCGGCCGTCGTCGCCGGACTGGCCAGCGCGGGCGTCGATGTGCTGCGCGTCGGCGTGCTGCCGACCCCCGCGGTCGCGTACCTCACCGGCGCGCTCGGCGCCGACCTCGGCGTGATGCTCTCCGCCAGCCACAACCCGATGCCCGACAACGGCGTGAAGTTCATCGCCCGCGGCGGCCACAAGCTCTCCGACGAGCTGGAAGACGAGATCGAGGAGCTTTACCACAAGCACGAGCGCGGCGAGCCCTGGGAGCGCCCGACCGGCTCCGGCGTCGGCCGCGTCCAGCGCTACGAGCAGGGCTTCGACCGCTACGTCGCCCATCTGCTCGGCGTCCTGCCGCACCGCCTCGACGGGCTCAAGGTCGTCGTCGACGGCGCCCACGGTGCCGCCGCCCGCGTCTCCCCCGAGGCGTTCCAGCGGGCCGGTGCCGAGGTGATCCCCATCGGCACCGACCCCACCGGCCTCAACATCAATGACGGCTACGGTTCCACCCACCTCGACCAGCTCAGCGCCGCCGTCGTCGAGCACGGCGCCGACCTCGGCATCGCCCACGACGGCGACGCCGACCGCTGCCTCGCCGTCGACGCGGCCGGCAAGGAGATCGACGGCGACCAGATCCTCGCCGTCCTCGCCCTCGGGCTGCGCGAGGCCGGCCGGCTGCGCGAGAACACCGTCGTCGCCACCGTCATGTCCAACCTCGGCTTCAAGCTCGCGCTGGAGCGCGAGGGCGTGGACCTGATCCAGACCGCCGTCGGCGACCGCTACGTGCTGGAGGAGATGAAGCGCGGCGGCTACGCCCTCGGCGGCGAGCAGTCCGGCCACGTCATCGTCCTCGACCACGCCACCACCGGCGACGGCACCCTCACCGGCCTGCTGCTCGCCTCCCGGGTGGCCGCCAGCGGCCGGCCGCTGGCGGAGCTGGCGGCGGTGATGGACCGGCTGCCGCAGGTGCTGATCAACGTGCGGGACGTCGACAAGTCCCGGGTCGCCAGCTCCCCGGAGCTGCGCCAGGCCGTCCTGGAGGCGGAGCGGGAGCTGGGCGCCACGGGGCGGGTGCTGTTGCGCTCGTCCGGTACGGAGCCGGTGGTGCGGGTCATGGTGGAGGCGGCCGACATCGACCAGGCGCGGTCGGTGGCGGGGAAGCTCGCGGACGTGGTGAAGTCGGCGCTGGGCTGA
- a CDS encoding NAD(P)H-hydrate dehydratase, with protein sequence MRSAYGVETVRRAEAALMAELPEGALMQRAAAGLAAAAAGLLGRVYGRRVVLLVGSGDNGGDALYAGARLARRGARVTAVLLRPERTHEGGLAALWAVGGCVVPAEEGGDLGSPLCRVFDRVDLVVDGIVGIGGSGGLRPAAAALMRVVRDTGAPVLAVDLPSGVEADTGEVRGEAVTADATVTFGTYKPGLLVDPAAERAGALRLVDIGLGPYLPAVPDLEALQHADVAALLPEPTGESDKYRRGVVGVVAGSERYPGAAVLAVGGALRGGAGAVRYVGPAARAVIERYPETLVHPGPPGKAGRVQAWVVGPGLGDGPGAEEVLEQVLATDVPVLVDADGLRLLDRVRVRRRSAPTLLTPHTGEAAALLGVDRAEVESRRLAAVRSLADAYGATTLLKGSTTLIADPGGEHPVRQNPTGTSWLATAGSGDVLSGLTGSLLAAGLTARDAGSAGAYLHGLAARTLAAGAPITAHELPGALPAVWRDVRDVRGVRDRPPVTVRDRP encoded by the coding sequence ATGAGGAGTGCGTACGGGGTGGAGACGGTGCGTCGTGCCGAGGCGGCGCTTATGGCCGAGTTGCCCGAGGGAGCGCTTATGCAGCGCGCCGCCGCGGGGCTCGCCGCCGCCGCGGCCGGGTTGCTGGGGCGGGTGTACGGGCGGCGGGTGGTGCTGCTCGTGGGGAGCGGGGACAACGGCGGGGACGCGCTGTACGCCGGGGCGCGGCTGGCGCGGCGCGGGGCGCGGGTGACGGCTGTGCTGCTGCGCCCGGAGCGTACGCACGAGGGCGGGCTCGCCGCCCTGTGGGCCGTCGGCGGGTGCGTCGTGCCCGCGGAGGAGGGCGGCGACCTGGGTTCGCCCCTCTGCCGCGTGTTCGACCGGGTCGACCTCGTCGTCGACGGCATCGTCGGCATCGGCGGGTCCGGCGGCCTGCGCCCCGCCGCCGCCGCGCTCATGCGCGTCGTCCGCGACACCGGCGCCCCCGTGCTCGCCGTCGACCTGCCCAGCGGCGTCGAGGCCGACACCGGGGAGGTACGGGGCGAGGCCGTGACCGCCGACGCCACCGTGACCTTCGGTACGTACAAGCCCGGGCTGCTCGTCGACCCCGCCGCCGAGCGGGCCGGCGCGCTGCGGCTCGTGGACATCGGGCTCGGCCCGTACCTGCCCGCGGTGCCCGACCTGGAGGCCCTGCAGCACGCCGACGTCGCCGCGCTGCTGCCGGAGCCGACCGGCGAGAGCGACAAGTACCGGCGCGGTGTCGTCGGCGTCGTCGCCGGCTCCGAGCGCTACCCGGGCGCCGCCGTGCTCGCCGTCGGCGGGGCGCTGCGCGGCGGGGCGGGGGCCGTGCGGTACGTGGGGCCCGCGGCGCGGGCGGTCATCGAGCGGTACCCGGAGACGCTGGTGCACCCCGGGCCGCCGGGGAAGGCCGGCCGGGTGCAGGCGTGGGTCGTCGGGCCCGGGCTGGGGGACGGGCCGGGTGCGGAGGAGGTGCTGGAGCAGGTGCTCGCCACCGACGTGCCGGTGCTGGTCGACGCCGACGGCCTCCGGCTGCTGGACCGGGTACGGGTACGGCGCCGGTCCGCCCCGACGCTGCTCACCCCGCACACGGGGGAGGCCGCCGCACTCCTCGGCGTCGACCGGGCCGAGGTCGAGTCCCGCAGGCTCGCCGCCGTACGGTCGCTGGCCGACGCGTACGGCGCGACCACCCTGCTCAAGGGCTCCACCACCCTGATCGCCGACCCCGGCGGCGAGCACCCCGTGCGCCAGAACCCCACCGGCACCTCCTGGCTCGCCACCGCCGGCAGCGGCGACGTCCTCTCCGGTCTCACCGGCTCCCTCCTCGCCGCCGGCCTCACCGCCCGCGACGCCGGCTCCGCGGGCGCGTACCTCCACGGCCTCGCAGCCCGCACCCTCGCCGCCGGCGCCCCGATCACCGCCCACGAACTCCCCGGCGCCCTCCCCGCCGTCTGGCGTGACGTCCGTGACGTCCGTGGCGTCCGTGACCGCCCGCCCGTGACCGTCCGTGACCGCCCGTGA